The DNA segment CCTCCGCACCGGTGATGAACACGCCGCGCCCGGTGGCGTCCGCACGGCCCAGCGAGCCGCCCAGCGCAATGGGCTTGCCGGTCACGACGCCCGTGGAAGTGCGGCCCACGTTCATCGAGTAGGTGTCCATGATCCATGCCATCGTCTGCGGGTTGGTGTTCACGTCGGGAGCGGGAATGTCTTTCTCCGGCCCGATGATCAGCCCGATCTCGGTGGCGTAACGGCGCGTCACACGCTCGATTTCCCCGGTGCTGTACTTGCGCGGATCAATTCTCACGCCGCCCTTACCGCCGCCGTAGGGCAGGTTGACGGCGGCGTTCTTGATGGTCATCCACGCCGACAGCGCCATCACTTCGCTTAAAGTCACGTCCTGGTGAAAGCGGATACCGCCCTTGGCCGGGCCGCGCGAGGTGTTGTGCTGCACGCGGTAGCCCTCGAAATGCGCCACGGTGCCGTCGTCCAGATGGACCGGCACGTCCACCACCAGAATACGTTTGGGCCGCTTCAGGGTTTCTACCCAGTACGCCAGCTTGCCCAGGTACGGCGTGACCCGCTCCACCTGTTCCAGATAGATCTCGTATGGCCCGATGTGGTTGGGATCGAGGTAGCTGGGAATGTCGTGCGCGCCGTATTTCTTCTGTTTGACGTGTTCGGGTTCCTGGGTGGCGGTCATGCGGAGGCTCCTTTTTTGGGGTGCGGGCTGTGGGCTGCGGGCTGTGAAAGAGGGAAATGGGAGGCGAGAGCCATGCTTATGGACACTCCGCTCATGGATACACCCCGCGCATCACTGTCGCGCCGTGTAGGCGGTTCAGGGCCACGGCGTAGGCAGCGGTCCGCAGATCGATGTCGCGGGTCCGCATGAACTCCATCACGGTGTCCACAGCGGCGTTCACGCGCTCGTCGATGGCTTCTTCGATCTCTTCTTCGGTCCAGAAGAAGTTGCTGGCGTCCTGCACCCACTCCAGGTAATTGACCACCGCGCCGCCCAGGCTGGCGACCAGATCGGGCAGCACGGTCACGCCGCGCTCCTTGAGAAAGCGCTCGGCTTCGGGCAGCACGGCGCGGTTGGTGGCTTCCACCAGATAGTTGGCGCGCACCGCGTGGGCATTGCTGGCGTTGATGGCCCCGTAGTCGTAGGCCAGCATCAGCACGTCCACGTCCAGCTCCAGCAGCTCTTCCACGGTGATGTCGGTGGCGAAGCCCTGCACGGTGCCGAACAGCTCGCGGTGCTGCGACAGGGCCTCCAGATCGAGGCCGCCACTCGCAAAGGTGGCGCCGCTCTGGTCACTGACGGCGATCACCATCGCGCCCTCGGCGGCCAGGGTCTGTGCGGCCTTGCGGCCCACGTCGCCAAAGCCGTAAACGGCGCACGGAGCGCGGTTCAGACTGCGCCCGGCCTCTTTCAGCACGCGGGCCGTGACCAGGGCAGCGCTGCGGCCCCGCGCGTCCTTGCTGGCGTAACTGCCGCCCAGCGGCAGGGGTTTGCCCACCACCATCCCATTGACCGTGGTGTCGGTGTTCTGGTTGTAGGTGTCCATGATCCAGGCCATCATCTGCGCGTCGCTGCCCACATCGGGGGCCAGGATGTCCTTGCGCGGCCCGATCAGCTCCACGATCTCGGAGGTGTAGCGGCGCACCAGTCCCTCGGTCTCGTGCGGGCTGAGGGTGGCCGGGTCCACGTCCACGCCGCCCTTCGCGCCGCCGAGGGGCAGATCGGCCACCGCCGCCTTGAGGGTCATGATCGCGGCCAGCACCTCGCATTCGTGGGCGTTCAGGCCCTCCTTGAGGCGCATGCCGCCCATGCTGGGACCGCGCGCAGTGCTGTGGACGGTACGGAAGCCCTTGAAGACCCGGACCGAACCGTCGTCCATCTGCACCGGTAGATTCATGCTCACGGTGCGCTTGGGATACTTGAAATAAGCCAGCGACTGAGCGGTGATGTCGCAGTGGGGCAGCGCCTGCTGAAGCTGTTCCATGAGGCCCTGCCAGTTGAGTCCTGATGCCCGCATGTGGGGTTCTCCTTTGTGGGGTGGGGTAAACGGTGCGATGAAGTGAACGGTGAACAGGGGTGGAACCGAAGCATAGACGCAGGTGCCAGACCGGATGTCTGGACCCTGCTTACACCGCCCGGATGGTCTGCTTTGGAGCATACACACATAGACAACGCCTAGACAACGCCCCGGTCATCACAGGACCGATTCGTGCGGTGGGTCTGGCCCAGGAAATGTTGTGCCCTCTGTTCTAACGCTGCCCATCCGCCTCGTCAAGCCGAAAACATGAGACCAGGACAAAGAAAAGGGCTGAAGCGGTTCCAGCTCCCACACCAGGGGAGACGGCGCAGAAGACCTGTCGATTGAAAGGTCAGTCTCGTTAGGTTGTCCGCTCAGGCAGGACGGTGGGGCGGATCAGCGCGCGCGCTCGATCTCGCGGCGGGTCAGATCTTCCAGTGCGTGCCGCGCTTCTGATGCCGGAAAGGCTTGCAGGGCGTCCACGGCCAGCGCGGCGCGGCGGCGGATTTCCTCGCGGGTGCGCGTGAATGCACCCGTCTCCAGCGCCAGCTCACGCACGCGGTCCACATCGCCGTCCCGCGCGGCGCGGCGTTCCAGAATGCGGCGCACCTCGGCCCCGTGTGGCCCGTCCAGCAGCAGCAGCGAAGGATAGGTGGCCTTGCCCTCGCGCAGGTCCCCGCCCACCGGTTTGCCAATCATCTCCTCGGTTCCGGCGAGGTCCAGCAAGTCGTCCTGCATCTGAAAGGCCAGACCGTACTCGCGCCCAAAGATGCACAGCGCCTCGTGGGCGCCTGCCGAAGCGCCCAGCAGCGTGGCCGGGGCGCTGGCGGCCAGCTCGGTCAGTGCCGCCGTCTTGCCGTGGATCACGGTCAGGTAATGCTGCAAATCGTATTCCTGATACGCCGCCACCTGAAATTGCAGCACCTCGCCCTCGCAGATCACGCCTGCCGTCTCGCCAAAGGCGCGGGTCAGGGCCGGGCCGCCGCTCATGCCCGAGAGCAGGGTCAGCAAGCGCGCCAGCATGAAATCGCCGCTCATCACGCTGACCACGTTGCCGAAGCGCCGGAAGGCCGACTGCTGCCCGCGTCGGGTGTCGGCGTCGTCGATCAGATCGTCGTGTAGCAGTGAGGCCGAGTGCAGCAGTTCCACGCACACCGCCAGGTCCAGCACGGCGTCCCAGCCGGGGCGGGTGGGCGAGGCCCCCAGCATCTGCGCCGAGAGCAGCGCCAGCAGAGGCCGGATGCGCTTGCCCCCCGCCGCCACCAGATCGTCACCGATCAGCTCGATAAATTCCACGCGCGAACGCAGCACCGCTTTCAGACGCGTCTCGAAAGTCGCATCGGGAACGCTCAGGGCCAGCACGCCGGTCATGGCCCACAGTATATGAGCGGATGGGGGGACAAAACGTACCGGAAGGCGCAGGGTGGACGGTCCAGACCTGCCCTGCTCGCGTTCTGTCTCTAAAGGATTGTTTCCCCCTGTCCCTCCCTTTTTCTCCCTGTACGTGGTAAAAATGCAGGTATGGAAAGCGTTGTTGCCCTCTTTCGTGAGCCGGATCAGGCCAAGGTTGTACTGGAAGCCCTGAAATCCCGTGGTTTTGAACGCGATCATCTGGGCTTTGCCCTGAGCGACGCCGTGGCTGAGGAAGAGCTGGCGCAGTCCACGGGGGTCAGCCCGGAGGAGGGCGCGCCTGCTGGATCGGCAGCCGTCATCCGGGGCGGATTGATGGGGGTGCTGGCGAGTCTGGCCCTGACGGTGCCCATCTGGCTGTTGATCCTGGTCTTCCCGGTAACCCGCATCTATCAGGAAGGCGGGCTGCTGGGCATCATGTACGGCGCGATTGGCGGCCTGACCCTGGGCGGCCTGTTCGGCGCGCTGTCGGGCAGTGACAGTGGCGACTACGTGACGCTGCTGCGCCGCATGGGCGTGCCCCCGGTGCAGGCCGAGCGCTTCAACGCGGGCATCAGCGACGGCCACGTCATCGTGATCGCCCGTGACCCCAGCACGGCCCGCGCCGACGAGGCCCTGAGCCTGATGCGTCAGCACGGGGCCATCAAGCTGGATGACGCGGCGGGCAAGGGCCGTCTCCAGAGCGAACGGATCGGCCAGGGCGGCAACTGAGCGCAGGGGTTGAGAAACAGAAGTTGAGAAGAGCGGCGGGGCGGTGGGGGAGACCCTAGCGCCCCGCCTCCTTTGCTGTGTTTTTTGGGTCCACTGTGTCTTTTGGACTCGCAGCACCACCCGCTGTCACCGCGTCCCCCGCTGGGACTGTGCCGCCTGCCAGCCGTGCCAGTTCCGCCGCGTCGCAGACCCGCACCGTGCGCCGTTCCAGCACGATCAGGCCCAGCCGGTAAAACTCGCCCAGCTTGCGACTAACGATTTCTGGCACGGTGCCCAGCAGCGCGGCCAACTCGGAATTGGTGGGCAGGGCGTGTGGCGTGGCCGCATGTTCCAGCAGGTAGGCGGCCAGCCGCTCGCCCAGTTCGCTGAAGACCAGACTGTCCAGCCGTCCCAGCAACTCGGCCTGCCGCCGCGCGAAGTAGGCGATCACCGCCTGTGCCAGTGTTGGCGTATTGAACACGGCCTGCCGCACCGCGTCCACCGGCAGGGCCAGCAGTTCGGTGGGACTCTGGAGGGCCTGCGCGTGGGCCGGGTAGACCGCCCGACTCTGGAAGGCGGCGATTCCTGCCACCAACTGTCGCGGCCCCTCCACATGCAACGTCAGTTCGCGCCGTCCGCCGCGCGCCAGCCGGTAAACCCGCACACTGCCACTGGCGACGACATACAGCGCCTCCACGGGCTGCCCAGCCTGAAACAGATGCTGTCCACGCGTCAGCCCCAGGAAGTGGCCCCGTTCGGCCAGCGGCAACAGATCGGCTTCCTGCGCGCCCTGAAAAATGGGGGCATGACGCAGGAGGGCCAGGGCGCGTTCAGGGGTCACAGGGGTCTATGCTGCCACGCTTCAGCCACCTAACAGCGTCACCAGCACCTGCCCCGGCTGAAGGGCCAGCAGACTGATGGATTCGTTGCCGTCATGGACCGCCACCTCGCCTGCCTTCAGGGTCTGCGTGGTCTGCGCCCGGACCTCGATCTCGCCCGACAGGACGGCCAGAATGGCCTGCGCACTGGGGTGGCGATGGGGCGGAATGCCCTGCCCGGTCTCCAGCGTGAACAGCAGTGACCGCCCGTGCGGGGTGACGGTCAGGACCTGTGGGGGTGCGGCGCGTTGAATATCTGTGGGTTCGGTGGTCATGATTTTTCTCCTTGTAAAGAGGCTCCAGCCAGTGCAAAGCGCTGCAATGACACCCGCATGCGCGACGCCATCACCAGTAGAGCCTGTGCTTCCGGCGGGTTGAGATGTTCGGCCAGCGCCGTTTCCCACAGCGCCAGCCAGCGGTCAAAGTGGGCTGCTTCTGCGCCAAGATTGCTGTGGGCCGGACCGGGCTGCCCCCGGTAAGCGCTGGGGCCGCCCGTGACCGCCCGCCAGAAGCCTTCCAGCCGGGCGATATGTACCGGCCACCCAGCCCCCGGAAACGGCCCGACGCGCTGCCTGAAGACTGGCCCCAGTAGTTCGTCCTTTACGACTTCGGCGTAAAAGCCCCACAGCAGCGCCCGCAGACGTTCCTCGCCAATGCGCGAGAACAGCGTGTCTCCATCGGCGGTCAGCAGCATTGGCCCAGATGAAGACGCGGTCACGCAGCCCCCACGGCGGCGACGCACAGCAGCACACTGGCTCCCAGCGTCACGTTCGTGATCCAGCCGGGCACGGTTGCGCCCGCCACCGAGGCCCGGCGGACATGCAGCGCCACCGTCCCGCCGATCAGCGCCAGCAGCAGTAACTCGGCCCACAACACTGGGACCGCACCACCCGTAAAGATCATGACCAGCGCCACCGCGCCCAGCACGGCGGTCAGCGGGCCGTTGACCCGCGCGTAATGCCGCCCCACCAGTCGGCGGTGGCTGCGGCGCACCTCCGCATCCGGGAATAGTTCGGTGAAGGCGGGGCTGACCACGAAGGTAGTGAACAGGTACATGCCCACCCACAGGCCCACCAGCAGGATGTTGAGGCCAGACAACCAGGAAAGCGGCGTCATGGCCTCAGACCCCGAAGAATTCGTAGTTACGGGCGATGAAGCTCTCCTCTCCGGCGGGCACGTCCTCCTCGGGGAAAATCGCGCTGACCGGGCAGGCGGGAACGCACGCGCCGCAGTCGATACACTCGTCGGGGTGGATCAGGTACATCTCTCCGGCGTCGTAGATGCACTCCACCGGGCAGACCTCGGTGCAAGCCTGATCCTTGGTGCCAATGCAGGGACTGGTGATGATATGGGTCATGCCTGGAGTGTGGCAGACGGCGCTGGGCAGGGCAATGACCTGGGTCAAGGGGCGTTCAAGATCGGCAGGGTCAGGGCGGGAACTTTTCCCATTCTGCTCTCGTATCATGGAACGTATGCAGACCTATCCTATGCCCCAATCGCAGGCCCGAACGGCAGAAATTGTCCGCACGTTCATGGCCCGCACGTATTCGTGGATGGCCGCCGGGCTGGCCCTGACTGCCGGAATCGCTTACCTAACCGCCCAGAACGAAGCCTTTGCCTACCAGATCATGCAGATTCGGATGCCGTTGCTGCTGGTTCAACTCGGTCTGGTGTTCGGTCTGAGCATCTTTGCCAACCGCCTGAGCAGCTCGGTAGCCGGAATGCTGTTCATCGCCTACGCAGCTCTGACCGGCCTGACCTTCAGTGCCCTGCTGTTCGTCTACAGCCCCACTGCCGTCATCAGCGCCTTTGCCACCACCGCCGGAACCTTCGGAGCCATGAGCGTGGTGGGTTACGTGATCAAAAAGGACCTCAGCGCGATGGGCCGCTTTTTCATGTTCGCCCTGATCGGCCTGATTATCGCCCTGATCGTCAATATCTTCGTCGCCAGCAGCGCCCTGAGCTTTGGTATCAGCGTCATCGGCGTGCTGCTGTTCGCGGGCCTGACGGCCTACGACACGCAGATGCTTCGCAACATGGCCCTCAGCGGCATTGAGGGCGAGCAAGCCGAACGCGCCGCCATCAACGGAGCACTGCGTCTGTATCTGGACTTCATCAATATGTTCCTGTTCATCCTGCGCCTGTTTAGCGGCAGCCGCAGCTAAACCTGAGTCGCATCAAAAGAACCGCCCCGGCACTGGCTGGGGCGGTTTTTTGATGTCTTGGGTCAGCCTTTCAGCGTTGCCGCCATCAGTTCGCGCATGGTCTCCTGGGGCCGTCCTAGCAACTCCTCCAGTGTCGGGTTGACGGGGCCAAATTCGCCCGCCCGGCTGGCAAGGTACATCCCCAGCATAAATTTTGCTGCGCCCGCCGGAATGCCCAGCTTGGCGGCCAACTCATCATCAGGGAAGGTTTCGTGCCGGATGGAACGGCTCAACACTGCCGAGGCGATGCCTGTGAGATCGGTGAAATCCAGCGCCTGTGAGCCGGTCAGCGGCGGCGTAGGACCGTCGTACTGGCCCTCGTTTGCCAGGATAGTGGCCGCCGCCCCGGCCAGATCGCCGTGCGTCGCCCACGCGATCTTGCCGTCATCGGGGGTTGCCATCACACCGCTTTCCAGCGCCAGGCCCATCATGGTGAGGGCGACGGAAGCGTAGAAGCCATTGCGAAGGGCGGTCCAGGCCAGACCAGATGCGGCCAGCATTTTCTCGGTGGCCGCATGATCCACGGCAGGCCCGAAGGCAGAGGTGGGGCTGGCGGCAATCTGACTGGTATAGACGATGCGCCGTGCGCCCACCGTGCGGGCCGCGTCAATGACCGCCGCGTGCTGCGCCAGCGGATCGCCGCCCTGTGCCCGCGCGTTGGAGGACACCAGCAGAATCTGAGTCGCGCCCTCAAAAGCGTATGGCAGGCTGGCGGGGTCACTGAAATCCCCCTGGCGCACACGCACGCCCAGCGCCTCCAGATCGGAGGCTTTCTGCGGATCGCGGACGCTGGCACCTATCCCAGCGGCAGGAATGCGGGTGACGAGTTGCGTGGCGATGGCGCGGCCCAGTTGGCCGGTGGCTCCGGTAATGATGATCATGCTTTGCTCCTTCACAAATCGCCCCACGCGGCCCAGGCCCGCAGGGTGAATGTTAACGCTGGAAACGCTAACAGAAAACCAGCGGTAGCGCAATCGGTGATAACGCCAATATGTTATCGTCGCCTCAATGCCGTCCTTAACCACCGCCACAATGGAGAGTCCCCGGAGCAGGATCATGGAAGCGGCGGCTCAGCTTCTGGCCCAGGGTGGGCGTGAAGCGGTGTCCAGCCGGGCAGTTAGCGCTGCCGCTGGGGTGCAGGCCCCCACCATTTACCGGCAGTTCGGGGATATGCAGGGGCTGCTGGACGCGGTGGCCCGCGAGACCCTGGCCCGGTATGTTGCAGAAGAGGCCACCTTTGACCCCACCGACGATCCTGCCCAGGACCTGCGGCGCGGTTGGGATATCCATGTCGCCTTCGGGCTTGCCAATCCGGCGGTCTATGGCCTGATGTACGGGAACCGAGCTGCCCTGCCTGCGACACAGGCGGCGCACGACGGTCTGGAAATCCTGCAAGGGCTGATCAACCGCGTGGCCCAGGCGGGGCGGCTGCGGGTCAGTGTGCCGCGCGCCACACAGCTCATTGCCGCAGCGGGGCAAGGCGTGACGCTGGAACTGATCGCCACGCCGCCCCAGGCGCGCGATCCCCAGCTTGCCACCGCCATGCGCGAGGCCGTGATGTCCGCCGTCCTTACGGCTCAGGCCCCTGTGGACAGTTCTGGAGAGCAGCCCGGCCCTCAGCGGGTGGCTGCCCGCGCTGTTGCCTTACAGGCGGTTCTGGCCGAAGCTCCAGATATCCTTTCTGTGGCTGAGCGGCAGCTTCTGGAGGAGTGGTTGGAAAGACTGGCAAAGGTGGAAGTGTCGTCCTGAGTTACCAAGCTCTGAAAGTCCGCAGGAGAGCGCAGCCAAAAGGTCTCGCTCTGCTCCCCGGTTTCGCTCGGCACGACAACTCTGCTGACAGATGCTCCGAAATCATTCGCCAAGACGCTTTTATTTACTTCCCGCCGCCATACATCCGAAGCAATCCTGGCAGGTCCTGCTGCAACTCGCCGCCGATCACTTCCGAATTGGTATACACGCGCACGAACTGGCCCTGAGAGTTCACCACGCTGACCTGATCGCCGTGGATGCGGGCGGCCTCGGTGGCTGTGGCCCCAGCGGCCTCGGCGTTGCCCGCGCCCTTTGCATCAGGAGTCGCCGTGTGGGCACTGTGGTCCATGACCATCGTCGGCTGCGGCTTGACGTTCGCCACAAACATGTCTCTGGCCGCCTCGTCGATGGTATCGGCCTGACCCGTCAACCCGGTAAAGGCGGGATCGAAACGGTCTAGGTAAGCACGAACCACCTTCGGGGTGTCAAAACCAGGGTCCACGGTGATGAACTGAATCTGGAGCTTTTTCTGCTGCTCTGGCTTCAGCGTTTCATAGCTGTTCTTGAGGCTCGCCAGCGTGGCCGGGCAGACATCCGGGCAGCGCACGAAGCCGTAGAAGACCAGCCGCATTCGCCCGTCGCCTTTGGCCAGCGTCGTTGCTGTGTCCTGGTCATCCACCAGTCTCAGGGCGGGCAACGTCACCGGATTGTCCAGCGCCTCACCGCCCGTCACGCTGGGGCTGGCCTGCCGCGCAAAGAGCAGTCCACCCAGAATCGCCGCAACCACCAGCAGAACGCCCGTCAACCATTTCATGCGTTCAGGCTAGGCGGTTTGCGGTGGGCGGGTGTCCCCATGACCAAAAGAGAGGCGGGAAAGCATCTCTGCCGTTCCCGCCTCTCTCTTTCCTGCTGCTCTCCAGCCCGTCTACCAGGCGTAGAAGATCGCCACGATCAGCAGCCACACCACGTCTACCAGGTGCCAGTACATGCTGGCGGGCGTGATGGAACCGTGGTTGTACTTGTCCATCTTGCCAGTCATGGCCTGGTAGTAGGGCAGGGCCACGCCGATGCCGCCGATGATGATGTGCAGACCGTGTAGGCCCACGATGATGAAGAAGCACGCCTGCCACAGGTTCTGCTTCCAGTCACTTTCCGCACCGAACAGCGAGAATTCGTAGATCTGGAACAGCATGAATGCCGCGCCCATGATCAGGGTGATGAAGAGGCCCAGGCGGAAGCGCGTGAGCTTGCCGTGGTGGTTGTCCTGCTCGGCGCGGTGCAGCACGAACGAGGAAGACACCAGGATCAGGGTGTTCAGTGCGGCCAGCCAGACGTTGGGGCGCAGGGCGGGCGGCTCGGCGTGGCCGCTGATACGCAGGTACACGTATCCGGCGATCAGCACGCCGAACAGGCCGATTTCGGAGATGATGAACCACGCCATGCCCATGAAGCCGTTGTCGTACTTGGTCAGGTGGTGGTGGGCAACAGGCACGGCGTACTCGCGCGTTCCGGCCCACTTGAACAGGCCGTACAGGAACACCGGGAAGCTGACATACAGCACCAGACTGGCAAACACGTGTCCAGCAGAGGCTTCAAAGAAGGGTTGCAGGCCACCGGTGGGCGTGTAGTTGGTAAACCAGCCGAAGCTCAGGCCGTAGCCCATCAGGAGGATACCTACAGCAGTAATGAAGGGCCAGATGCTGTCCTGGGGCAGGTGGATGGTCTTGGGGTCCACGGGCGTCAGGGTGTCGCCGTTCTTCTCCCAGTCGTACAGCGGGCGCTCGGTGGGAAAGGTGGTGGGGAACTCATGGGCGAAGTTGTACGCGGCGGGCGGGCTGGAGGAGGTCCATTCCAGCGTGTAGCCGCCCCAGGGGTTGTTCGATGCGGTGATGGGCTTTTTGAAGGTGATGTAGATGTTCCAGAACCACACTGCGCCGCCGACCAGCAGCGTCAGTGCGCCCAGCGTGGAGATGAAGTTCAGCTCGGTCCAGGCGAAGTTGCCTGCGGGGTAGGTGTAGTAGCGGCGGGGCATGCCCAGCAGACCCAGGATGTACTGGGGCAAAAAGGTCATCCACGAGCCGATCATGAACAGCCAGAAGTGCCACATACCCAGCTTCTCGTCCATGAAGCGCCCAGTCATCTTGGGCCACCAGTAGTACAGGCCCGCCATCGCCAGGAACGCCGTGCCGAACATCATCACGTTGTGGAAGTGCGCCACCACGAAGTACGACATGGTGACCTGATAATCAAAGGGAATCATCCCCAGCGCCACGCCGGTGATGCCGCCGATCAGGAAGTTGAAGATGAAGCCGATCAGCCAGTAGGTAGGGGTCTTCATGATGATGCGCCCGCCGTACAGCGTGCCGATCAGGTTGAAGATCTTGACCCCGGTGGGAATGGCGACGATCAGCGTGGCGATCATGAAGGCGATCTGCCACGATTCGGGCAGGCCCACGGCGAACATGTGGTGCGCCCACACCAGCAGCGAGACCAGCACGATGCCCAGCAGCGAGTAGACCATCACGCGGTAGCCGAACAGCGGCTTGCGCGCCATCGTCGAGGCGACTTCCGCGCCGATGCCCAGGTAAGGCAGCAGCATCACGTAGACGGCGGGGTGAGAGTAGAACCAGAAGAACTGCTGGAACATCACCGGAACGCCGCCGATGCCGGGGTTGAACATGCTCAGGCCCAGCTTGAGTTCCAGGAACGTGACCAGTGCCGCCGCCGTCAGACCGCCCAGCGAGATGAGCTGGAGGATTGAGGTGGAGAAGATGGCCCACACGAAGATGGGCATCTTCCACAGGCTCATGCCGGGGGCACGCATGTTGACAATCGTGGCCGCGAAGTTGGCACTGCCCAGCAATGAGGCGATGCCGTTGAGGGTCAGGGCCACCATCAGCACGGCCACGCCGGTCTGGTTGGCGTCCACGCTCAGCGGG comes from the Deinococcus sp. AJ005 genome and includes:
- a CDS encoding Glu/Leu/Phe/Val dehydrogenase, producing the protein MTATQEPEHVKQKKYGAHDIPSYLDPNHIGPYEIYLEQVERVTPYLGKLAYWVETLKRPKRILVVDVPVHLDDGTVAHFEGYRVQHNTSRGPAKGGIRFHQDVTLSEVMALSAWMTIKNAAVNLPYGGGKGGVRIDPRKYSTGEIERVTRRYATEIGLIIGPEKDIPAPDVNTNPQTMAWIMDTYSMNVGRTSTGVVTGKPIALGGSLGRADATGRGVFITGAEALKKLGLPLEGARIAIQGFGNVGEAASRIFHDHGAKIVAIQDVTGTIHNEAGIDPAAALEHLRRTGKITELPGSEEIQKDEFWSVDCDVLIPAALENQITLANADKIKARLIVEGANGPTNPAADDLLTEKGVTIVPDVLANAGGVTVSYFEWVQDFSSFFWTEEEINKRLDRIMSEAFLSLWAVKEQHNVTLRTAVYIVSCTRVLEARALRGLYP
- a CDS encoding Glu/Leu/Phe/Val dehydrogenase gives rise to the protein MRASGLNWQGLMEQLQQALPHCDITAQSLAYFKYPKRTVSMNLPVQMDDGSVRVFKGFRTVHSTARGPSMGGMRLKEGLNAHECEVLAAIMTLKAAVADLPLGGAKGGVDVDPATLSPHETEGLVRRYTSEIVELIGPRKDILAPDVGSDAQMMAWIMDTYNQNTDTTVNGMVVGKPLPLGGSYASKDARGRSAALVTARVLKEAGRSLNRAPCAVYGFGDVGRKAAQTLAAEGAMVIAVSDQSGATFASGGLDLEALSQHRELFGTVQGFATDITVEELLELDVDVLMLAYDYGAINASNAHAVRANYLVEATNRAVLPEAERFLKERGVTVLPDLVASLGGAVVNYLEWVQDASNFFWTEEEIEEAIDERVNAAVDTVMEFMRTRDIDLRTAAYAVALNRLHGATVMRGVYP
- a CDS encoding polyprenyl synthetase family protein, giving the protein MTGVLALSVPDATFETRLKAVLRSRVEFIELIGDDLVAAGGKRIRPLLALLSAQMLGASPTRPGWDAVLDLAVCVELLHSASLLHDDLIDDADTRRGQQSAFRRFGNVVSVMSGDFMLARLLTLLSGMSGGPALTRAFGETAGVICEGEVLQFQVAAYQEYDLQHYLTVIHGKTAALTELAASAPATLLGASAGAHEALCIFGREYGLAFQMQDDLLDLAGTEEMIGKPVGGDLREGKATYPSLLLLDGPHGAEVRRILERRAARDGDVDRVRELALETGAFTRTREEIRRRAALAVDALQAFPASEARHALEDLTRREIERAR
- a CDS encoding Crp/Fnr family transcriptional regulator is translated as MTPERALALLRHAPIFQGAQEADLLPLAERGHFLGLTRGQHLFQAGQPVEALYVVASGSVRVYRLARGGRRELTLHVEGPRQLVAGIAAFQSRAVYPAHAQALQSPTELLALPVDAVRQAVFNTPTLAQAVIAYFARRQAELLGRLDSLVFSELGERLAAYLLEHAATPHALPTNSELAALLGTVPEIVSRKLGEFYRLGLIVLERRTVRVCDAAELARLAGGTVPAGDAVTAGGAASPKDTVDPKNTAKEAGR
- a CDS encoding cupin domain-containing protein; amino-acid sequence: MTTEPTDIQRAAPPQVLTVTPHGRSLLFTLETGQGIPPHRHPSAQAILAVLSGEIEVRAQTTQTLKAGEVAVHDGNESISLLALQPGQVLVTLLGG
- a CDS encoding group III truncated hemoglobin, producing the protein MTASSSGPMLLTADGDTLFSRIGEERLRALLWGFYAEVVKDELLGPVFRQRVGPFPGAGWPVHIARLEGFWRAVTGGPSAYRGQPGPAHSNLGAEAAHFDRWLALWETALAEHLNPPEAQALLVMASRMRVSLQRFALAGASLQGEKS
- a CDS encoding ferredoxin family protein; amino-acid sequence: MTHIITSPCIGTKDQACTEVCPVECIYDAGEMYLIHPDECIDCGACVPACPVSAIFPEEDVPAGEESFIARNYEFFGV
- a CDS encoding Bax inhibitor-1/YccA family protein, which encodes MQTYPMPQSQARTAEIVRTFMARTYSWMAAGLALTAGIAYLTAQNEAFAYQIMQIRMPLLLVQLGLVFGLSIFANRLSSSVAGMLFIAYAALTGLTFSALLFVYSPTAVISAFATTAGTFGAMSVVGYVIKKDLSAMGRFFMFALIGLIIALIVNIFVASSALSFGISVIGVLLFAGLTAYDTQMLRNMALSGIEGEQAERAAINGALRLYLDFINMFLFILRLFSGSRS
- a CDS encoding SDR family oxidoreductase is translated as MIIITGATGQLGRAIATQLVTRIPAAGIGASVRDPQKASDLEALGVRVRQGDFSDPASLPYAFEGATQILLVSSNARAQGGDPLAQHAAVIDAARTVGARRIVYTSQIAASPTSAFGPAVDHAATEKMLAASGLAWTALRNGFYASVALTMMGLALESGVMATPDDGKIAWATHGDLAGAAATILANEGQYDGPTPPLTGSQALDFTDLTGIASAVLSRSIRHETFPDDELAAKLGIPAGAAKFMLGMYLASRAGEFGPVNPTLEELLGRPQETMRELMAATLKG
- a CDS encoding TetR/AcrR family transcriptional regulator — translated: MEAAAQLLAQGGREAVSSRAVSAAAGVQAPTIYRQFGDMQGLLDAVARETLARYVAEEATFDPTDDPAQDLRRGWDIHVAFGLANPAVYGLMYGNRAALPATQAAHDGLEILQGLINRVAQAGRLRVSVPRATQLIAAAGQGVTLELIATPPQARDPQLATAMREAVMSAVLTAQAPVDSSGEQPGPQRVAARAVALQAVLAEAPDILSVAERQLLEEWLERLAKVEVSS
- a CDS encoding SCO family protein, yielding MKWLTGVLLVVAAILGGLLFARQASPSVTGGEALDNPVTLPALRLVDDQDTATTLAKGDGRMRLVFYGFVRCPDVCPATLASLKNSYETLKPEQQKKLQIQFITVDPGFDTPKVVRAYLDRFDPAFTGLTGQADTIDEAARDMFVANVKPQPTMVMDHSAHTATPDAKGAGNAEAAGATATEAARIHGDQVSVVNSQGQFVRVYTNSEVIGGELQQDLPGLLRMYGGGK